In Harmonia axyridis chromosome 6, icHarAxyr1.1, whole genome shotgun sequence, a single window of DNA contains:
- the LOC123682641 gene encoding ATP-dependent RNA helicase DDX42, with amino-acid sequence MSGFNYSGFNMNKAPTTRHNAVPPPSSISGPSSSISGLSKQGYSTMNAISQNALSAAWGGSKKRAATEDEYFEDDEEETVPDLAYIPAPDSPTRIEMEKKKQQEEEEDDPLDAYMAGIEYQMKREASNSASRRQVRNDLEEEDDEESYYRYMEENPNAGLVPVDEDHPEVEYDEDGNPIAPDKKRIIDPLSPIDHSTIEYKPFQKNFYNEHPEISSLSSDQVKELREALGIKVTGNNAPKPVSSFAHFNFDEKLLKVIIKAEYSSPTPIQAQAVPCGLLGRDVLGIAQTGSGKTAAFLWPLLKHVSAQTPVEEGEGPIALILAPTRELALQIYNEAKKFARVYDLRVICTYGGGSKWEQSLALKEGADIVVATPGRIIDHVKTGSTNLERVTFLVLDEADRMFELGFEPQVRSVCNHVRPDRQTLLFSATFRKKVERLAKDALQDPVKISQGILGQANEDVTQHVLLLKDQEAKRNWLYGILVELLSAGSVLLFVTKKLDAEQMAHNLKVKEFECLLLHGDMEQCDRSQVIMSFKKKECSLLVATDVAARGLDIPHVRTVICFDISRDIDTHTHRIGRTGRAGTQGTAYTLLTPQDKEFAGHIVKNLEMANQNVPQEVLDLALQSSWYRKQRFRKKGESANVGGIGLGFKEKSSQPMKGFVPAGGNSSSSSETPSSTTSAPRGPATDRLSAMKAAFRLQYQNQFTASADQPPPPAPPTRKKSRWE; translated from the exons atGAGTGGTTTTAACTATTCCggctttaatatgaataaagCTCCTACTACAAGACATAATGCAGTGCCACCTCCTTCATCGATAAGTGGCCCTTCTTCATCTATAAGTGGCTTGAGTAAGCAGGGCTATTCAACAATGAATGCTATTAGCCAAAACGCTTTATCTGCAGCTTGGGGTGGCAGTAAGAAAAGAGCTGCTACTGAAGATGA GTATTTTGAGGATGATGAAGAAGAAACAGTGCCAGACTTGGCGTATATTCCAGCTCCTGACAGCCCAACGAgaattgaaatggaaaagaaGAAAcagcaagaagaagaagaagatgatcCTCTTGATGCGTATATGGCTGGTATTGAGTACCAG ATGAAAAGAGAAGCTTCAAATAGTGCCTCTCGAAGGCAGGTAAGAAATGATTTAGAAGAGGAAGATGATGAAGAATCATATTACCGATATATGGAAGAAAATCCAAATGCTGGATTAGTTCCAGTTGATGAAGACCATCCAGAGGTAGAATATGATGAAGATGGAAACCCTATTGCTCCTGATAAAAAAAGGATTATTGATCCATTATCACCTATAGACCATTCTACAATAGAATAtaagccattccaaaaaaatttctataatgAGCACCCAGAAATATCTTCTTTATCTTCAGATCAGGTGAAAGAACTGAGAGAAGCTTTAG GTATCAAAGTAACAGGAAATAATGCACCAAAACCTGTCTCTTCTTTCGCccatttcaattttgatgaaaaacttCTAAAAGTCATAATCAAAGCAGAATATTCATCTCCCACTCCTATTCAAGCACAAGCTGTTCCTTGTGGACTTTTGGGAAGAGATGTTCTGGGAATTGCTCAAACTG GTAGTGGTAAGACTGCAGCATTTCTTTGGCCACTTCTGAAACACGTATCTGCACAAACTCCTGTAGAGGAAGGAGAAGGACCCATTGCTTTGATATTAGCCCCTACCAGGGAATTGGCGTTACAAATATACAACGAAGCTAAGAAGTTTGCTAGAGTTTATGATTTAAGGGTCATTTGTACTTATGGTGGAGGCTCCAAATGGGAGCAGAGTTTG GCTCTGAAAGAGGGGGCAGATATTGTAGTTGCTACTCCTGGTCGTATAATCGATCACGTCAAAACAGGATCAACAAATCTCGAAAGAGTAACATTTTTGGTTCTCGATGAAGCTGATAGAATGTTTGAACTTGGTTTTGAACCTCAGGTTAGGTCAGTTTGTAACCATGTTCGTCCAGACAGACAAACATTACTTTTCAG TGCCACTTTCCGTAAGAAAGTAGAAAGATTGGCAAAAGATGCTCTGCAAGATCCTGTTAAGATATCACAGGGTATCTTGGGCCAGGCGAATGAAGATGTTACACAGCATGTTCTCCTTTTGAAAGACCAAGAAGCAAAAAGAAACTGGTTGTATGGAATATTGGTAGAACTGTTATCTGCAGGATCAGTTCTTTTGTTTGTTACGAAAAAATTAGACGCAGAGCAG atggcTCATAATCTCAAAGTTAAGGAGTTTGAATGTCTTCTTCTGCATGGTGACATGGAACAATGTGATAGAAGTCAGGTTATTATGTCTTTCAAAAAGAAGGAATGCTCACTTTTG GTTGCTACCGATGTGGCAGCTAGAGGTCTTGACATACCACACGTGAGAACAGTCATATGCTTCGATATATCTCGCGACATAGACACACATACGCACAGAATAGGTAGGACAGGAAGAGCAGGTACTCAAGGTACAGCGTATACCTTACTGACGCCGCAAGATAAAGAATTCGCAGGCCACATCGTTAAGAATTTAGAAATGGCTAACCAGAATGTGCCCCAGGAAGTATTGGATTTGGCCTTGCAGAGTTCTTGGTATAGAAAACagag gttccgCAAGAAGGGTGAAAGTGCCAACGTTGGTGGCATAGGTTTAGGGTTTAAGGAAAAATCAAGTCAACCTATGAAAGGGTTTGTCCCAGCGGGGGGCAATAGTAGCAGCAGCAGCGAAACTCCTTCATCTACAACTAGTGCTCCAAGAGGTCCCGCAACTGACCGTTTATCAGCCATGAAAGCCGCTTTCAGATTACAATATCAAAATCAA T